The window TTTTCATCAACCACAACGAAAATTTACCCTTCAGATTGGAGATGGAAGAGCCATAAAATTACAAACTCAAATTCCCGTAATTTACGATTTCCGGTCTCAGGATGTTTTACTCGGTGGAAATGGAGCACCTTTAGTTCCGATTGGAGATGAGTATTTGTTTTCAGATTACGATGCATGCCTCAATTTAGGAGGTTTTTCTAATATTTCCTTTAAAATTAATGAAGAAAGAATCGCCTTTGACATTGCTCCGGTTAATATAATACTCAATAAATTAGTTCAGGAGTTTGGTAAGAACTATGACGAAAATGGTGATTTAGCAAGAAAAGGAAATATAAACGTTCAGTTATTAGAACAATTAAATTCGTTGGAATTTTATGCTCAGTCTCATCCAAAATCATTGGGAATTGAATGGTGTAATGCAAACGTATTCCCTTTATTTTCTGCGATTGGAAGCTTAGATATTTTGGCAACTTTTACCGAACATGCTGCCGAACAGATTTCTAGAATATTCAATATTAATCAATTTAAAAAAGTACTTTTTACAGGAGGTGGAACTTACAATGACTATCTTATCGAAAAAATAAGAAGTAAAACTCAGACTGAAATTATTATCCCCGAAAACCAGATTATTGATTTTAAAGAAGCTTTAATTTTTGCTTTTATGGGTGTTCTCAGGCTGAATAACGAAACTAATGTTCTTGCTTCCGCAACAGGAAGTCTGCACAATCACAGTTCTGGAATTATCGCATAAAAAAACCTTCATTGCTGAAGGTTTGCGTTTTATTTATAAGCTTCGATTTTATCAGTCAAAGTATTGATAAAATTCTGAAGCGGCTTCTCAACCATCATTTTAATAAAAGGATTAAATTTTCCTTCAAAAAGCATCTGTACTTCAGTTTGATTTTCGTTCAACGATTTTAAAGTTGCAGTAAGTGTAAAATCTAAGCTAGAGCTTGCTGATTTCAAAACAGCTTTTTCATCTGTAACTTCATCAATTTTAAGAGCAATTTCTGGCATTCCTT is drawn from Chryseobacterium muglaense and contains these coding sequences:
- a CDS encoding SRPBCC family protein: MNLEGRKIIVNKSSKDLSELLKSPENYKGFMPDGLQKFETREDGFKFGLQGMPEIALKIDEVTDEKAVLKSASSSLDFTLTATLKSLNENQTEVQMLFEGKFNPFIKMMVEKPLQNFINTLTDKIEAYK
- a CDS encoding anhydro-N-acetylmuramic acid kinase, translated to MKVYKAIGLMSGTSLDGLDICFAKFWKESSFWKFEILKAETVTYPKVLEEQLRNSIHLSSQDILALHSEYGFYLGQITDDFIKKNQLTNVDLIASHGHTVFHQPQRKFTLQIGDGRAIKLQTQIPVIYDFRSQDVLLGGNGAPLVPIGDEYLFSDYDACLNLGGFSNISFKINEERIAFDIAPVNIILNKLVQEFGKNYDENGDLARKGNINVQLLEQLNSLEFYAQSHPKSLGIEWCNANVFPLFSAIGSLDILATFTEHAAEQISRIFNINQFKKVLFTGGGTYNDYLIEKIRSKTQTEIIIPENQIIDFKEALIFAFMGVLRLNNETNVLASATGSLHNHSSGIIA